The Filimonas lacunae genomic sequence AAGCCGCCGGCTCAACAGCTTCATAATGGCCACATTGGCAAAGCTGATCAAGCCCAGCGCTACCGCCGTCATTACCCCATACAACAGCTTATGCAGCTCTGTTTCCTCTAACATAAAGGTGAGAAAAAGCAGCACAGCCATGCTGAATACTATAATCAGCACCCAGTTAATACGCACCAGGTTTTTAACCGGTAATACAGGTTTCATAACCCGCAAATTATCCGAACCCGACCAGCCTGCAACTGATAACGGGCCAAAGGGACAAATTCACACCCGAACAGGCCTATAGCCGGCTGAATGGACGGCCAATAAAAACAAAAAGGCAAACAGTAAAATACTGCTTGCCTTATACTATTGGTAAAAGGGGAATACGAATCTTATCCTTTCTGCGCCAGTTCTATCATAGCGCTCACCTCTTCTACAGCGGCGTCTTCGCCTTCTGAGAAACCCGTGAAACGGAAACGGATATCGCCGTTTTTGTCTACAATAAACTTGGTGGGAATACCAGACACTTTATAACTGGTTACTACTTCGTTAACACCTTTGGCATTTTTCAGATCCATCAATACCTCGAAAGGATATTTATTGTCTGTAATATATGCTTTGGCGCTGGCGGTAGCGTTTTCTTCTTTTTCCCATGTGTGTATAAACAGGAATTGCACATCGGAGTTGCTGCCGTATTTAGCTTGTGCCAGCTTCATGGCAGGGAAAGAACGTTTGCAGGGACCGCACCAGGTAGCCCAGAAATCCACTACCACTGTTTTGCCTTTGTAATCGGCCAATGATACAGTTTTACCATTCACATCTTTCAGTGTAAACAAAGGAGCCGTTTCTTTAATCATCTGCTTCGCCAGGTCTTTCCTGATCTTTGCGGCCAGTTGTTTATTTACGGTTGCCATGTACTCATCGTAACCGGCGTCAGAGCCTTTTACTTTGGCATACAGGCGCTTTAACGTGGCTTTCATTTCACCGGTAGCCTGCCCTTCTTTAACAGACTCGTCAATGACATCAAAAGCTTCGTTGTTCTTTCCCAGCTTTTCCAGCACCTGCACATAGGCAGAATTGGTAGCAGCGCTCACTGTTTTAGAACTGTCATGCGCCTCTTTCAAAATAGGTAAAGCTTCTTCATAACGTTTCTGATCAACATACACACTTGCCAGTTGTGTGCTATAGCCCCTGAAGCCCATAGCGGCAAAGCCTGCACCGGGTTCATTACGTTTAGTGGTAAGATATTCATACGAAATGGCTCTTGCCTTCTTATACAAATCGGCTGCTTCTGCCAGGTGCCCTTTTTTACGCAGTGCCTGAGCGGCAGAAGCGTACCCTTCCCCTCTCCACGGGCCGGTTTCAATCTGACCAGCGTAATACACCGCCTTCTCTACGTTATCCTCATTGGCATAAGCAGTAGATACAGAGTTGCGCGCATAGTCATATACAATACGATCGCTGCCCAGCTTTTCAGGAGGATATTTGCTGATCCAGGCTTTAAACATTTCCTCCTTCTTTACCGGGTCTTTTTCATTGTAGATAGGTTCTACTTCTGAATCTCTTACCACCTGGCCTAACGGAAATTTTACCCTGTCGGCTTTGGTGATAGAATCGGACACGTTTATTTCATTCAACTGGTAAAAGAAGCGGCGGGCAGTAAGCCAATCATCTTCCTTATCGCTTTTCAGCAATTGGTATAAGGTATTTTTCAGCAAAGCCTTATCCTTTTCATCGGAGCTTTTGGCCAGGCGTGTATAATATTGGATAGTGCTATCTGTATTCTGTGCCCATCCCTGGTACAGGCTGCCAGCCAGCAAAACCGTAAGCATCACTTTAGTGCGCATGTTATAGGTTTAAATGTTTTTCAGATCCTTATTTATAGCCGTCGTTATCCAGCAGGTTAATATTCGCGCTTCTTGAACTTAATGGAATAGGGTATAACACCTGGAAATCTTTCCAGGATGGTTTTAACCCTTTTAATACAGATGCCTGGTTCAGGCGCTTCAGGTTTAACCACCTGTCTCCTGATTCCATAAACAACTCTACCCATCTTTCATGCGTAAGCGCTGCCAGTACTTCGGCTTTGGTTTGTGCTGTTGTACCGGTTAAACCTGCACGGTTGCGAACTACATCTACATCCTCTTTGGCTCCTGTTACATTATCCTGGTTTGCCCTGGCTTCTGCCCTTATCAGGTATTGCTCGCCCAGGCGCAGCATAATAGGATATTCTTTGCCGGTGGTGGTAGCAGCTACTTTGTATTTATAAGGATAATAGAAGGTGCCATTAGCATTGCTAAGAGAAGCAACCCAGTTGGTTTTACGCTGGTCACCTGTTTCAAAGGCATTTACCAGGGTATCGTACAATACAAATTTGGGCGTAGTGCCTGTTGGCAGGTATTCCGAACCAAAGATAGTTTGTGGTGTGGTAGTGCTGGCCAGTGATATTTGCCAGATGGTTTCGTTACTGTTATTTAAAAACACGGTAGACAGGTCTTGCACCAGGCTATAGGTACCACTGCTGATAACAGTGGTGGCTTCCGCTTCGGCCTCAGCCCATTTACCCATATAGAAATACACCCTGGCTAACATAGCGCTTACTACATATTTGTTGGCTCTGGCCCTTTCTGTAGAAGGATAATTGGTATTCAACAGTGCTTTGGCATCTGTAAGGTCCTGCAAAATCAGAGTATACACGTCTGCTGCAGCTGAGCGTGGCAATAACGAGCCGGTGATAGCATCTGTATTCAGGTATAAAGGCACGCCACCATAGTAACTTACCAGGTAAAAATACATCCATGCCCTTACAAACTTGGCCTCACCCAGCAGCTGACTTTTTAATGTAGTGGACAAAGGTGCATCCGGCAGAGCTACGATAGCTCCATTAGCTCTGGCTATACGCTGATACAAACCCGACCATAACACGTTGGCGGTGTTACCAGCTGCGAGGGTGTTTGTTTGATAATCAGTAAAATTGCCACTACCATAATAATAACCCTCATCGGCACTCATAGCACCATACGTGGTAACACCCCATCCGCATGTATTGGCCAGTGTGCCTGTTTGGTTACTGGCAGCCATGCGTGAATACATATTCACAATAGCAGAGGTAGCTGTAGCAGAATCAGTAAAAACTACGTTTGTTTCTAATGCATCGGGGGGCGTATCCAGTGTAACATATTTTTTACAGGAGGTAGCACCCATTAACAATGCAGAACCTGTTAAGGCAGTGAAAGCGTATTTGTATATATTCAATTTCATTGGTAGTAAAAATTAAAAGGTTACATTAATACCTGTGGTAAGCATGCGCAGCGGAGGCATGGAAGTGCCGGTTTCCGGATCAAATGCATACTTGTTTTTAGTAGCCGTCCACAGGTTTTGTCCCTGTAAGTAAATCCTGAAATTGTCTATTTTCATTTTCTTCAATACCTCACGAGGTAAGTTGTAAGCCAGGTATACAGTTCTCAATTTCAGGAAAGAAGCATCACCCCAGCTGGCAGAAGAGCTGCCATAATAAGCGTAAGCACCAGTATAATTACCACCAGTGGTATATCGTGGCTTGCTGGCATTATCACCTGCTTTAGTCCATACATTATCTAACCAATAAGCTGTCTGATTACCATTATCCAGGTTGCCTGGTGAAGTATTAGGATAGATATTACCATCCTGTTTAGTAAACTGGAAGAAGAAGCTCAGCTCAATACCTTTATAATTGAAAGTATTGTTGATACCACCGTACATTTTAGGTGCAGTATAACCAATAACACCCCTGTCAGAACTGTAGTTAGGAGTAAAGGTGAGTGTGTCTTTAGTCATATTCTTATACACCGGGTTGCCGGTTGCTTTATCTACACCCTGGTATATATAACGCAATACAGCACTCAACGGCTGACCCAGTGTTTGGGGGTTATAATAGAAATACTGTGGGCTTGCAGTAATCAGCCTGGTTCTGGGTATAGTAATATTAAAAGAAGTATTCCAGGTAAAATCTTTTTTGGCGATATTATGTGTAGTCAGTTCTACCTCAAAACCTCTGTTTTGAATCAACGCATCAAAGTTGGCTACCGTAGAGTTAAATCCAACCTGTGACGACAGGTTGATATAGCCCAGCTGATCCGGTGTTCTGTTGCGATAGTAATTGGCCGTTAATTCAATTCTCTTTTTCAGGAAAGCCAGGTCTAAACCAAACTCCATTTTATAGGTGCTTTGCCAATGCAAATTCGGATTATCTATCCTGGAAGGGTTCAAAGCAGGAACGCCCTGATAAGCAGTACCTGCGCCATAAGTAGCTGCAAAAGAATAATCTGCAATCTGGTCGTTACCGGTTTTACCATAGCTCGCGCGCAGCTTACCAAAAGACAGGAATTTCAGCGATTGAGCAAAAGATTCGTTGGTAAACACCCAGGCAGCACCCAAATCCCAGAAGGTTCCAAACTTGTTGTTGGCACCAAAACGGGAAGAGCCATCACGCCTTAACACTGCATTCAGGATATATTTACCATCCCAATTATAGGTAGCACGACCAAACAGAGAGTTGTAGCGATACTGCACATAGCTGGTGCTGGGTGTACTGAATGTACCCGCACTGGCATAAGAACCCATTAAAGCCAGGGAACTATAGTTGTCGCCATTTAATTTAAGCGATGTGTTCTGTGAGTTATGGAAAGTAGCACCTACTAAAGTAGACAACTTACCCAGCGAGATATTTCTATTATAAGTAATCTGCGGCTCTACTATATAAGAACGCTGATTTATATAAGCAAAAAGAGAGGAATTGGTTAAGGTAGCGCCGGCAAATGGATTTTTGGCCACACCAGGCGTACGTGTATTCTGATCCAGACTTACCGAATTATACCCTACACTGGTTTTGATATCCAAACCAGGTAATACCGTATAACGCAACATTACATTGGTAAGCAAGTTGTGTGTTTTGCCATAATAACCTATTAACTGGTAAGCCGCCGGGTTGTTTAAATAATAGCTCTGCCAGAAATAAGTACCATCTGCATTTTTAACAGGCATGTTCGGCGGCAGGTTATATAAAGTACTAAGGTCGTTGCCAAGCAGGTTAGTGTTATCGTAAGAATATAGAACAGATGCATTCGCATTAAAACGCTTGTCCAGCGAGCTGTGATCTACATTTAAACGCGTAGAGATCCTGTCCGATTTATACGATCCCGGGAAAACAGGGGTTTCGTGATGATACCCTGCGTTCAGCAAAAAGCGGGTGCGCTGGTCGCCACCGGAAATAGTGGCTTGCGCATCGCTGGTACCGGCGGTACCGCCCATTAGCGTTCTTTGCCAGTCGGTATATGCATTCTGATCCCAGGTTACCAGGTCCGGTGCATTCGCAGCAGTAGGTGTAATGCCGTCATTGGCAAAAGCCTGCTTACGCATAGCGAGGTACTGCTGCGTATTCATCATAGGAATATAATGCGCTACCTTACCCCAGCCGCGGTATAATTTCACATCTACTTTGGTTTTACCGGCTTTACCTTTTTTGGTAGTGATCATTACCACACCATTCGAGCCACGGGTACCGTAAATAGCCGTAGCATCCGCATCTTTCAAAATGTCTATTCTTTCAATGTCTTCCGGATTAATCATAGAAAACGGGCTTAAACCGCCTGCAGCAGCAAAAGCACCGCGGCTGTTTAAATCGTTGGAAACCGGGAAACTGTTATCGTTCATGTTAAAAGGCACACCATCAATCAGGAACAAAGGCTGTACGCCTGCACCGGTAGGATCAATAGAGTTTTGACCACGTATCTGTATAGTAACACGGCTGCCTGGCAAACCATTGGCTTGTGTAATTACTGCACCTGCAACACGTCCCTGTAAAGCATTCAGCGGGTTTTGTACGGGTTGCTTTTTAATATCTTCAGCGGTAATAGAAGCAATAGAAGCAGTGGCCTCGCGCCTTACCGAAGAACCATAACCAATCATTACCACTTCATCCAGGCTGCTTACAACCGTTTTCATTACAAAAGCCAGTTCCGTTCTGCCTTGTAGCTTTATTTCCAGTTGCTCCATATTCAAACTGGAAAACACCAGGATAGCGTCCTTGTCAATGTTTGTTAACTCAAATTCACCATTTGCACCGCTGATGCCTACTACCTTACCATCTTTCACTTTAATGGTAACACCGGCAACAGGTTCCCCATTTTCATTGGTGATACGGCCCCGCACCAATGGAGGTGCCGCCTGCAAAGCGTTAGCAGAAGATTCAGGGTTGTCGGCTTTGGGAGAAATGATCACATATTTATTATTGATCTTAAAACCCAATGGCTGTTTGCTTAACACAGCCTGCACAGCAGCTTCTACCGATACATTATTGATACTAATGCTTACCGGGTGCGCTGTTTGTAATAATTTTTTGCCATAAATAAAACTATAACCACTTTGTTTTTCAATTTCCGCGAACACTTTGTCCAGTGTTGCGTTATTAAATTTCAGCGAAACCTGCTGTGAATAAGTGCGGGCACTTACCTGCAACATGGTAGCCAGTAGTAAAACAGTCGTCAGCTTCATCACTATCAGTAGTTTACGTTTGGGGCACGGCGCGTCCTTGCCGTTTGAGAAAATCAGCATAGCTTTGGGCTTGTGTTTAGGTGATTAATTACGATTCCAGTCTATTTATTCATCTTATTCCGCCGGTAAGCGCTTCCAACACTTACCGGCTTCTTTTATCCCACGTTTTATTTATTTAGATACGGTAATAACCTTTCCTTCTATTTCAAAATGTACCTGGTTAGTTGCTTCCAGCAGCAACAGCAATTCCGATACAGGCACATTCCGCTGAATTCTCGCTACAAACTCCTCCGATATATCATCTTTATACCTGATCTCTGCTCCATACCATCTTGCCACCTGGCTCATAATCGTTTCTATGTTAGCACCATTAAACCGGAATTCTCCTTCTTTCCAACCCACAGTTTCGTTAATGTCCGGTGTAGTGTTCAACGCCATCCCATTGGCTTCTTCACCTGGTTTCAGCACCAGGTCTTTTCCACTACCCGATACTTTTACACTGCCTTGTATCAGGGTGGTTTTTACCTTTCCTTCACCGGCATAGCTGTTTACGTTAAAACGTGTACCCAACACCCGGATAGTTTCTCCTTTTACATGCACCAGAAAAGGTTTGCCCCTGCTCTCTGCCACCTCGAAATAAGCCTGCCCCATAACTTCCACCTCCCGTGTTTTGCCTGTAAAAGCGGTTGGAAAATGAATGCCCGAATTCGCATCCAGCCATACCCGGGTACCGTCTGATAACTTCAAGGCTATTTTACCGGCTACCGGTGTATGAATATCCTGGTAAACAGCCGTGCCATTTCCATTGAAAGAAAGCACTCCCTGCTCGTTATGCACCGTTCCACCATTACCCATGGCTATCAGGCCCGTATGTGCACCGTCCAGCACAAGGGTACTTCCATCCGGCAGCGTTAAAATCGCTTTATCTCCACCCGGCATCAGATCGTTCTTATACCGTTGCCTTGCCAGCTGGGTTTGCCCGCTTTTTTGCTCCCAGAACAGGTATCCCATACCTGAAAGCGCCAGCACCACCACGGCTGCTGCCACATATTTCCACCACCGCAAACGCACCACTTTTGGCTGCGCCTGCATATTATTCAATAGCCAGGCATCTATCTGCGTTTTCACATTCGCTTCGGCTGCTGTTACACTTCCTTCATAGTCACGCATCATCTCTTCCTGCACACGCGCTTCTCCCTCAGCCGATTCCAGGCTGTTCAGTAGTTCTTTGCGCTGTTCGTCAGTCAGCTCGCCTGTTAACCAGGCGTCAAAGGCCTTATTTACCTCTTGTTGCTTCTCTGTACTCATAATGATTCAATTCTATAGACGCATACAATTGCTTCCCGGACGGGTGCATGTGAAAAAAAATCTAAAGTTTTTTTAGAAAGGGGGAAAAGGGCTATTGGCGGGCAGCATACAACTCCCAGCCAGCAATCAATAAATACAATAAAACGTGGTCACCACCACTGGTGGCCAGGTGCACCCGCACCGTATTTAACCCCGCTACAATATGGCTTTTGACAGTAGAATTGCTCACATTCAGTTTTTGGGCAATTTCCTGGTTCGACAGCCCTTCAATACGGCTAAGGCGAAACACCTCCTGCTGTTTGGGCGGCATATGATCAATCGCCTGGTGAATTAACCGCCAGGTTTCCTTGTATTCCAGTTCCAGTTCGGGCAAATTCCTGCTTTCAGCAAAATCTTCCTGCCCCCGGCCTACATCCACTGTTTCCAGCAGTTTTTTACGCATGGCCGAAAACACCTGGTTACGTCCCAGCACATAGATATAGGCCATCAGATCTTTAATTTCCAACAGCTTATCCCGGTGTTGCCATATTTTTAAGAAGATGTCCTGGGTAATTTCCTGGGCGGTTTCCGTTTGCTTGGTCAGGGCCAGAATATTACGGAAAACCCGTAGCCAATACAGGTCTACCAGCTGCTTAAAAGCAGTCTCGTCCCCTCCCGCCACCTGATGTAATAACGAAAATTGAGTTTCTCCCGTGATATGTACATTAAAATCAGTCACCCCGTGTAAAAAGATGTTGGTACAGACAGGTACATTGCCTATCTGCCAGAGGGTGAAGGTATAAAGAAATCAGTGATTTAGGCCGGCTCATTCCGCAGCTACAATGGTCCGGCGGGAAAAAATACACGGAAGGTGGCTCCCACCCCTTCCTCACCCGATGCAATAATAGAACCCTGATGACGCTCCATTATCTTTTTGCACAATGATAACCCCAGACCGGTGCCTTCATACACATCTTTAGGATGCAGCCGGGTAAAGGTTTCAAAAATCTTTACTGCATTTTTCTGCGCAAAGCCTATTCCATTATCCGTTAATACTATTTCTACACCATCCCTGCCTTCCTGTGTGCAGGCACAGCTTTCTATCTTTATTTCCAGCGGCACGCCCGCTTTCGCAAATTTGAGGGAGTTGGTCATTAAATTATAGAATAACTGAAGCACCAGCACCGGTGCCCCCCATACGGGCAATAACTGCCCATACTGTATAAAAGCCGCTTTCTCCTGCATTACCAGTTCCAGGTCTGTTTCTATATTCTTAATAATGCTACCTGTATTTAATACCCGGAAGGGCTCGCCGGCACTACCCAAAGTTGAATACGAAAGCACCCCTTCTATCATGTTAAACATGCGATTGCTGGCGCTGTGTATTTTATCCAGATATTTTCGTCCCTCTTCCGATAACCGGCTGCTGCTATCTGCCTCCAGCCTGCCTGCAAAAGTTTTGATCTTTCTCACCGGCTCCTTTAAATCATGCGAAGCCACATGTGCAAACTGCTGCAAATCGGTATTGGAACGCTGCAATTCCCGGGTTCTTTCCAGTACCAGTTGCTCCAGCCTGCTTTCTACTTCTTTCATATCAGTGATATCGCGGGTAGTACCCGCCACGGCTTCCACTTCTCCCCTTTCGTCGAACACAGGAGTAAAAATATAATCATATACCCGTCTTCCCTGCGTAGCGTGCGGAAACGAAACCTCGCCCCTTATGGCCTTCCTGGTAGCCACCACCTGGTCAATTTCTCTTTCATGCATTTCGGCGTGCCACGGCTCGTAGCCCAGGGCCAATAATCCCTGACCAATCGACTCGCTTTCCGTGCGCCCCCACATGTTCAGCAAAGCGGTATTTGCATAAATAAACTTATAATCAAGATTAAACACATAAATAAGATCGGGCGTGCTGTCTGTAACGGCATTGTACAATCTTTCGCGTGCATCCCTCTCTTTCATCGCACCTGTAAGCGCCTGCTCAGCAAGCCTGCGGCCGGTAATATTACTGGCCGAACCAAACCATTCTACCAGCTCTTGCTCCTCATTCAAAATAGGTACCGCCCTGGAAAATACCCATCCCTCTGCACCATCCGGCCCCAGCACCCTGTGTTCCAGCTCAAACACCATTTTATACTTAATCGCATGCGCAATAGCTTCCTGTACTTTAGCCACATCACCGGGGTGAATATATTTGTGCATCCACTCCCCATCGGGTTCTACTGTGTCCATCAAAAAGCCACGTCCATCCAGTCGGCGAACCTGGCTCCAGTCAGCACTCATCTGGTACACAATTTCAGAGGACACACTTACCAGTGCCCGAAAGCGTTTTTCACTTTCCTGTAAAACAACAATCTCTTTTTCATTTACTGCAGCCCGCTGTATATCCCCGACGCGTTCTGTTACCTCATAAGCATATATAATAATGTCGGGCAGCAATTGCCATTGATCAGTTACCGGCTGAAAAGAAAGGTTCAGATATTGTTCAACTCCTGTGGCAGAGGTGTAAGGAACTGCCGCCAGTTCAAAGCAGGTTTTACCACCAGCAAAAGCATGCTGTATCATTTCCGTGTTAACAAAAGCAGCAGGAAAAAGCAAGGATAGCGGCTGATGCAGCAACGGGTTGTCAGTAGCATGCAATAGCTGCCGGAAACGGTCATTTACCAGCTTCAGCTGCCATGTATAATCAACCACTGCAACAGCAGCAGGTATGTTCTTTATCAACTCCTTCGCACTTAACACTTCCAGCTTTCCCTGGTTATTTTCCGTTAAGTGGACGTTTACAAGAGGATCAGTCATCTGATTTCAATTAAACTTCATTGCCGGTGATATACAGCAAGGGGGCATACTATTATGCAGCAACAATAAACACACCAATTTGCCGGAAAAAATAATGGCAGACATACTTAGCAACAGCCACTGTACTAACTCACTGAATGCAAGCTGTTTAGAAATTTATTTCTTCCAAAAACGTGGCATCAGCATTTTGTTACCCCCTGCTTTTCTACAGGAAAGATCAAGGAAAATGTACATCCTGCGCCCTCTTCCGACTCCACAAGAATAGCGCCTTCATGGTTTCTTACAATCTTCTTGCATTGCGAAAGCCCGGTGCCCATGCCCGGGAAATGCTCGCCCGGATTCAGGCGAACAAACAGGTCAAAAACCGTTTCCTGATAGGCTTTGTTAATCCCTATACCATTGTCCTCTATACACACCCTGCAATAACTGCTATAGGCTGCATCAGGCTTATAATGCAATAACGCTTCTCCCTCCAGCAGTACAGAAGAAATTTTAATCACCGGTGCTTTACCTGGCAAGGAATAATTGAGTGCATTATCGAGGAAATGATAAAATAGCTGATTGAGTTGTGAGCCTACACCGGGAATGGTATGCAGGTAATCTGTATATACAACGGCTTTCAACTTTTCCATCTTGGGATGTAGCCTGGTTAAGGCATTTTGCACAGCAATGTTCAGGTCTACCGGCTTAAACACCTGCTCTGGCTGATGCAGCGCATTGTAATCTGTCAACTCCTTTATCATAGCCGAACACTGTTTGGCCAGGCTATTGATCCGCTCTGCCAGTTGCTGGGTTTTATCAGCAGCAATTGTCTTGCCCGATGCAATCATATCCGAATACAATTGCAGTTTACGCAAAGGCTCCTGTAAAGTATGCCTGCTCAAATGATCAAACTGTCGCAATTCATTCAGCGTATCGGCCAGTTCCTCTTTAGCCACCTGCAAGGCAGTGCCGCTGTTACGCAGCTGATCGCGGGAAAGTAAATGATAAGCAATTAAATCGGCAAACAACGTAAACATATCCACCATATTACCCGCCTTTAATGGCATTGGCCTGGCATCTAAAGCACACAGGGTACCAAAAAAAGTATTATCCTTTAGAATGATCGGTATAGATATATAGCTCTGAAAGCCATACATCCTGGGGGTATGATGCGCACAATAAGCTGCATCAGTGGCCACTTCATCAATCACCACCGGTTTAACGCTATCCCTTATTTCATTACAAATAGTGGTTTCTATACGCAGCTCCCCTCCGGGTTGTAATCCAAAATCAACTTCATCTTTTACTGCGCAGGCTATCCAGCGGTCATCCGTAACACGTGCTACCGCAGCAAAGCGCATCCCTGTTGTTTTACAAATCAGCTCCAGTATGGCAGGTACTATCTCCAGTTCCTGTATCCTGCGTACATCTTCTGCAAAGTGCGGTTCTAGTTGTTTGGTTATCATGGTTACATCAAAACTACCGTAATATCCCCTATTTCCCGTCAGATTATGCCCTTTACTACAGTTGCTTTTGCACATAGAAGTCAACCGTGCTTAGTTTGGCATCAACAGCGTTTCCCTTATCGCTAAAATGCTACCGCAAACCTGTATTGCCACACCACCGTACAGAAAGTGTACGCTTCCGTTACAAACATACTTTTATCCCTTACCCCTGCCAACACTGGCAATCAATCAGTTACAGCTAGCATTTCGGTTTGGCATTGCGTTGGACTTACTGTTACTGTAAACGCAAACACAACATCATTATAAAATTTACAATTATGAAAAAGTTTATCATCGCCGCCATCGCTATTA encodes the following:
- a CDS encoding redoxin domain-containing protein — protein: MRTKVMLTVLLAGSLYQGWAQNTDSTIQYYTRLAKSSDEKDKALLKNTLYQLLKSDKEDDWLTARRFFYQLNEINVSDSITKADRVKFPLGQVVRDSEVEPIYNEKDPVKKEEMFKAWISKYPPEKLGSDRIVYDYARNSVSTAYANEDNVEKAVYYAGQIETGPWRGEGYASAAQALRKKGHLAEAADLYKKARAISYEYLTTKRNEPGAGFAAMGFRGYSTQLASVYVDQKRYEEALPILKEAHDSSKTVSAATNSAYVQVLEKLGKNNEAFDVIDESVKEGQATGEMKATLKRLYAKVKGSDAGYDEYMATVNKQLAAKIRKDLAKQMIKETAPLFTLKDVNGKTVSLADYKGKTVVVDFWATWCGPCKRSFPAMKLAQAKYGSNSDVQFLFIHTWEKEENATASAKAYITDNKYPFEVLMDLKNAKGVNEVVTSYKVSGIPTKFIVDKNGDIRFRFTGFSEGEDAAVEEVSAMIELAQKG
- a CDS encoding RagB/SusD family nutrient uptake outer membrane protein → MKLNIYKYAFTALTGSALLMGATSCKKYVTLDTPPDALETNVVFTDSATATSAIVNMYSRMAASNQTGTLANTCGWGVTTYGAMSADEGYYYGSGNFTDYQTNTLAAGNTANVLWSGLYQRIARANGAIVALPDAPLSTTLKSQLLGEAKFVRAWMYFYLVSYYGGVPLYLNTDAITGSLLPRSAAADVYTLILQDLTDAKALLNTNYPSTERARANKYVVSAMLARVYFYMGKWAEAEAEATTVISSGTYSLVQDLSTVFLNNSNETIWQISLASTTTPQTIFGSEYLPTGTTPKFVLYDTLVNAFETGDQRKTNWVASLSNANGTFYYPYKYKVAATTTGKEYPIMLRLGEQYLIRAEARANQDNVTGAKEDVDVVRNRAGLTGTTAQTKAEVLAALTHERWVELFMESGDRWLNLKRLNQASVLKGLKPSWKDFQVLYPIPLSSRSANINLLDNDGYK
- a CDS encoding PAS domain-containing sensor histidine kinase; this translates as MTDPLVNVHLTENNQGKLEVLSAKELIKNIPAAVAVVDYTWQLKLVNDRFRQLLHATDNPLLHQPLSLLFPAAFVNTEMIQHAFAGGKTCFELAAVPYTSATGVEQYLNLSFQPVTDQWQLLPDIIIYAYEVTERVGDIQRAAVNEKEIVVLQESEKRFRALVSVSSEIVYQMSADWSQVRRLDGRGFLMDTVEPDGEWMHKYIHPGDVAKVQEAIAHAIKYKMVFELEHRVLGPDGAEGWVFSRAVPILNEEQELVEWFGSASNITGRRLAEQALTGAMKERDARERLYNAVTDSTPDLIYVFNLDYKFIYANTALLNMWGRTESESIGQGLLALGYEPWHAEMHEREIDQVVATRKAIRGEVSFPHATQGRRVYDYIFTPVFDERGEVEAVAGTTRDITDMKEVESRLEQLVLERTRELQRSNTDLQQFAHVASHDLKEPVRKIKTFAGRLEADSSSRLSEEGRKYLDKIHSASNRMFNMIEGVLSYSTLGSAGEPFRVLNTGSIIKNIETDLELVMQEKAAFIQYGQLLPVWGAPVLVLQLFYNLMTNSLKFAKAGVPLEIKIESCACTQEGRDGVEIVLTDNGIGFAQKNAVKIFETFTRLHPKDVYEGTGLGLSLCKKIMERHQGSIIASGEEGVGATFRVFFPAGPL
- a CDS encoding FecR family protein, which encodes MSTEKQQEVNKAFDAWLTGELTDEQRKELLNSLESAEGEARVQEEMMRDYEGSVTAAEANVKTQIDAWLLNNMQAQPKVVRLRWWKYVAAAVVVLALSGMGYLFWEQKSGQTQLARQRYKNDLMPGGDKAILTLPDGSTLVLDGAHTGLIAMGNGGTVHNEQGVLSFNGNGTAVYQDIHTPVAGKIALKLSDGTRVWLDANSGIHFPTAFTGKTREVEVMGQAYFEVAESRGKPFLVHVKGETIRVLGTRFNVNSYAGEGKVKTTLIQGSVKVSGSGKDLVLKPGEEANGMALNTTPDINETVGWKEGEFRFNGANIETIMSQVARWYGAEIRYKDDISEEFVARIQRNVPVSELLLLLEATNQVHFEIEGKVITVSK
- a CDS encoding SusC/RagA family TonB-linked outer membrane protein is translated as MKLTTVLLLATMLQVSARTYSQQVSLKFNNATLDKVFAEIEKQSGYSFIYGKKLLQTAHPVSISINNVSVEAAVQAVLSKQPLGFKINNKYVIISPKADNPESSANALQAAPPLVRGRITNENGEPVAGVTIKVKDGKVVGISGANGEFELTNIDKDAILVFSSLNMEQLEIKLQGRTELAFVMKTVVSSLDEVVMIGYGSSVRREATASIASITAEDIKKQPVQNPLNALQGRVAGAVITQANGLPGSRVTIQIRGQNSIDPTGAGVQPLFLIDGVPFNMNDNSFPVSNDLNSRGAFAAAGGLSPFSMINPEDIERIDILKDADATAIYGTRGSNGVVMITTKKGKAGKTKVDVKLYRGWGKVAHYIPMMNTQQYLAMRKQAFANDGITPTAANAPDLVTWDQNAYTDWQRTLMGGTAGTSDAQATISGGDQRTRFLLNAGYHHETPVFPGSYKSDRISTRLNVDHSSLDKRFNANASVLYSYDNTNLLGNDLSTLYNLPPNMPVKNADGTYFWQSYYLNNPAAYQLIGYYGKTHNLLTNVMLRYTVLPGLDIKTSVGYNSVSLDQNTRTPGVAKNPFAGATLTNSSLFAYINQRSYIVEPQITYNRNISLGKLSTLVGATFHNSQNTSLKLNGDNYSSLALMGSYASAGTFSTPSTSYVQYRYNSLFGRATYNWDGKYILNAVLRRDGSSRFGANNKFGTFWDLGAAWVFTNESFAQSLKFLSFGKLRASYGKTGNDQIADYSFAATYGAGTAYQGVPALNPSRIDNPNLHWQSTYKMEFGLDLAFLKKRIELTANYYRNRTPDQLGYINLSSQVGFNSTVANFDALIQNRGFEVELTTHNIAKKDFTWNTSFNITIPRTRLITASPQYFYYNPQTLGQPLSAVLRYIYQGVDKATGNPVYKNMTKDTLTFTPNYSSDRGVIGYTAPKMYGGINNTFNYKGIELSFFFQFTKQDGNIYPNTSPGNLDNGNQTAYWLDNVWTKAGDNASKPRYTTGGNYTGAYAYYGSSSASWGDASFLKLRTVYLAYNLPREVLKKMKIDNFRIYLQGQNLWTATKNKYAFDPETGTSMPPLRMLTTGINVTF
- a CDS encoding RNA polymerase sigma factor — translated: MTDFNVHITGETQFSLLHQVAGGDETAFKQLVDLYWLRVFRNILALTKQTETAQEITQDIFLKIWQHRDKLLEIKDLMAYIYVLGRNQVFSAMRKKLLETVDVGRGQEDFAESRNLPELELEYKETWRLIHQAIDHMPPKQQEVFRLSRIEGLSNQEIAQKLNVSNSTVKSHIVAGLNTVRVHLATSGGDHVLLYLLIAGWELYAARQ